Sequence from the Uloborus diversus isolate 005 chromosome 8, Udiv.v.3.1, whole genome shotgun sequence genome:
catcactaaaaataatagtttcgtccatttccggctgtaaaacgggtgtttgtctttccatacaatccgtggtcagacagtaatattttactttatttttcttaatttaatttgaaagaaattcaaaattcacAGTAAAACAACTGATGTGTAGATGTgtttaataaatacaaacaccTATCGATgagtttttttctgcttttacgtGTGTTCAACTGATTCGGCCcttactttgaaaatatttcaaatttttacataaaaactctGCTAAATAAAATCCCTAAATatgaaagaaagcaaaaaaatgtttcttactgTTAAAATAATCCAGATCAATCTTAAATGTCACAAGGATCATTTTTCAGGAATGGATTTTAGCCACATGAGTATGctgctgtaaaaatattcttcattcaAGAGCTATGTTGAAATGCGTCAGTGAAAGAGAAGAGATTTGCTTTTATAGTGAAGTTTTGCAACAAAATTATCAAACGTCTTTCACCGATTTCTTCGTTTAGTTACATATAATGATCTGATATCTTTAAAGCTTCGCTGTTTTACTTAAGTACGATTTTAGCACGATATTTATGAAACagggaaaagaaaatgttagTCAAAAAAGGGGTGCGTTTAGAAATTGCTTATGTCACTAGATCCGTCAATAATCACCATATGATGGGAGGGAAATCTGATGTTAGCttcctatatatatatacctaCCCTGTATACCTATTAAACAATATATACAGtagtgaacaaaaagaaaaaaaaaacagcatcacttgcaaaaattcccaattttatgttattaagaattttagaagagatataagaacaatggggttgtttccttcagtcaaaagcgctacttttagttactgaagttgatagaatgagcaaaaagtaacatggagcgatgaaaatcttttattttcaaaacgtttaatttttatttaattttttaaatatccgtTGTCTAgacaagaattattaaaattcggctcattagattgctgatgattttttagattttaaagatatcaaggtggaattttttaatgagatgtaggatatatctaggcttccgattatgaaagttataaattgctatctttcgtgcatgcgcagtgagAAAAATgttcgtatttctttaaaattttaacattttaacttcaaatttttattttcctaatatgctgtcaaatattctgaaaggtTAGTAAcggttgacggaaaactctgcttgatatgagccgaaaaccttcgaaaaaaaaattttgcatttttgaaagaaatacttatATATCCGCGGGTATAAAAGATATTTTcgcgaaaatataaaaattatttctagataGGTTTTTGACGTATTTCTGAAATGTATAGCTTATTCCCagttatttacaataaaaaatgaacaaaaaccttttttttttccttaacttgTTGTTCATcctctaaatgaatagtagacttaatttttgttgtaaaatagcGGCTGGAATAtatcttttttgtgaaaaaaattacagagcaattggtcttttatttcttaagaaatccgtaaaaatgtgaatttttgaaagtgtcccaatacttttggtcatatagtgtaaatCAGATATAGCAAAAAAATGATACGGAATACCATTAGAATTGATTGGGAATATTCCAGAATCTGTAAAACCTGATGAAATATTTCCCACGGTATTCCATAAAGTTTTTGAgatttatttttcgatatttctcactttatttactttttcaatagCCAGAATCAAGTTATCTTTAACTCCATTGCCCCCTGATTCCCGTATGCTTCCTCGAGCATTTTCGCGGcattcaaaacacaaaaaaataaacaaaacaccccTTCATTTACACCTTTGAAAAGTTTGGCATCTCGCTTCATTGTGTGGGAGAGATGCCCCATAGGTATAAAGTACGTAGATATTAACATGTACTGCAAAATATAGTTGAAATAAGTTAATAACAAgctaaatgaaacattaaaacccCCAGTTCTTACTTTACGGcgttttgttttacatttaacacTTATTAAAACCAAagcgactcaaaattttcttcgaaaaatgcTCACACTAAAATGATCTCTTCGTCATGCAAACACCACACTCGAGCGCAGTCGAACATAAAACTGAAACGTTAAGGAAGGAAGCGTCTATCTTCTTTACActctaacaataaagctgaaagtctgtgtctcttgatgtctggatttcttgatgtctgtgtctctggatgtctggatttcttgatgtctgtgtctctggatgtctggatttcttgatatctgtgtctctggatttcttgatgtctgtgtctctggatgtctggatctctgtatgtctgtgtctctggatgtctggatttcttgATGTCTGTgtttctggatgtctggatctctgtatgtctgtgtctctggatttcttgatgtctgtgtctctggatgtctggatctctgtatgtctgtgtctctggatgtctgtgtctctggatgtctagatttcttgatgtctgtgtctctggatgtctggatctctatatgtctgtgtctctggatgtctggatttcttgATGTCTgtttctggatgtctggatctctgtatgtctgtgtctctggatgtctggatctctgtatgtctgtgtctctggatgtctggatttcttgatgtctgtgtctctggatgtctggatctctgtatgtctgtgtctctggatgtctagATTTTTTGATGTCTGGATTTCTtgatgtctgtgtctctggatgtctggatctctgtatgtctgttacgcgcaagcgcctagaccgtttggccgattttcacgaaatttggcacagaattagttcgtagcataggggtgagcacctcgaagcgatttttcgaaaattcgattttgttctttttctattccaaatttaagaacattttaccgagcaaatgatCATACCATGGAGGATCAAATTGCCAAAACTggcataacgtgaaaccgtaacatgggcgagcaaatgaacacagcaaattggcgagaaattcatcatccattatttataaatgtacaggcgaaccaaatatcttttgattttcttctacgggcaaagccgtgcgggtaccactagtaagtaaataaaaacagcgagaaatACTGCCATCTTTTTCTTATTAATCAATAAATTTCCGAATGTATGGCGTCTCTCCCATTTTTACCCTGTTGCCTGTtcttccactttgccccacatttccctgcTAGTTatctgattatttttattttttgcatgtaCACTGCTTCAAATGCTTTACATATACactaatactgttttttttttttttttttttttttttttttttttttttttttttttttttttttaaaggcaaggAACTCATTCATGTGAACAGGAATTTTACGTTTCAATCTAAGATGTTTCGAATTTAAGAGAGCAAGTAAATGGCATAAACTAAACAGTTTCTAAGCTTTGTTTCCTCCTAACTTATCTTCAGTCGATATAAATAATCGTAGTACAATAACCTTCCGAATaataaaaaccaatttcaaaGCTTCTAATCAAGTCCAATGTCAAATCCCGCAAATCAGGTGTGAAGTTTTGCAGATAAGAAAATTATGAGATTCGAAAATTGTCTTTATCTTTCAACAGAGTTTTCAGAGAAGAGTAGAAGTGAGAAAGAAAACGACGAAAATGATTCCGGTCATAGGAACGTGTTTCAGAAGGGCTTTAAACAAGGTGAATGCGAGGAAATATTGCACTAAACTTAATCAACCCTTATCTGCAAATGAGATGCCAAGACCTGGAGGAATTCCAACCTTTATGCGGTTACCACATCAAAACACAGCAGAAGGTAATTTTAATTTCGTACTGTTTTGCCCAAACATTGCCTCTAGGCGTGAAACAGATTCTGAagattaataaaacttttacctCAATAGCCAATATCCGGGACAAATCAGTTGaagtacaatggggtcgtttccgaaattttaaaagtatttttttctgaaagagcatgcttaaaaacataggatatgaccattttttaaataatttaagtttaatatttttaaaaaattattttaatcggtttcgcttttattgtttacgcttctgccgatgatatcacaaatgatgaaatgccattcacagaacacaGTATTTACttcgtttctttactcacatgtactggcaacgatatggttgatagcaagcgtagagcgaaatatttaattcgcttcttgattatcataacgtggaaacgcggtagacagatacgccgaagtgcatcatttgtgacgtcataaagactacgccttgtttccaaaatcggactttcaaaaaaaaaaaaaataataattaaaaatcgagcgttgggaaaataaaagctttttctcgcttcatggtttatttattttttttttttttattctatcaatttcagtgactaaaagtagtatttttgactgaaggggACAACCCCATTATCATTCTTCTCCTTGTATTATTTAgttgttttttaaactgttttgaacTACTAGGGGGCTACTGTCCCTGCTCGCCGATCCCCGCAAAtgttttcatagttttttttttttttttggatcgctTTGTGAGTTATAAATCCTGAACTTAAAAGCGAATTCGCTTCTaaaaaactttgttggaaaaagctgttgatgaagaacatgtatagaaaagatctttttgatttcaactatttttcgatcagttttgaacagttcaaaaaaccttaaaattggcgcctacggggaaactttTGACAAATATCCCAAACTTAAACTCAGATTTAAATGGAACGAACTTAGTTGGCAAAAACtcttgatgaaaatcatgaaaggattttgtttttgatttagcTATTTTAAGGGTACTTCTTGAACGGTTCAAATCTTTTTAACACTAAGGGCAacataaaaacttagtttttgaccccaaaaaattgaaaatatcgtgTACATTCTGAATATATTTCCAATTTTTGGATtcaagtaatagaaaaaaagttattaataaaaagaaaattaatttgaattctgaaattttgaattcaaattatgattttcgcaatcacgagctgctacaggaccctactcattggtgttattatttctagaaacggctcctataaccccaagcctgcccctcctcttgggcggttacgtgtgtttTGTTGTATATGTGTAgggttgtgtgtgtgcgtagacctgtgtgtatgtacgttggcgtgtgtgtaaaggtgcgtgtgtgtgtgtgagtgtgtacgtgtgtgtgtatgtgtatgagcgtgtgtaggacatggacgccgccgaccaggagaagcggattccgggggggacattgctcaggaccggaggagccgcgcctacAGAGGACGGTGGgaattgaaaaaggaaccggaacgtaaaggacggtcaagtgaaaacaattagcaatcgtgattgttcaataaaaattgaaataccaaATCTCCGATACTTAACATTGACGCAAGTCTtagataaatatgactgaattaaaatgaaaagaattcaATGCGCAAATGTTTTAACCAAAACTGTGGAGTCGGTGGGAAAATAACCAACTCCCGGCTCCGAATCCTAGAATTTTAGAGTCGTTGACTCCGATTCTGACTCCGCATCCTTAGCACAAATGCAActcagagggaaaatgaccgattccgactcttgaaatttaaaatctttaactGAACGATTGTTATTATTGATTTTGCTTAGACAGCAGAAAAATCTTAACTATAATTTATAGATTAATAAAAAGAGAATTCCCGGCTTCCACAAAAacgtttttgaagtttcattttaatgttcttctatttatttatttatttattatttatttatttatttatttatttgaacacTATTTTAGGGCTTGATGTAGGAATCATTGGTATTCCCATGGATATTGGCACGTCAAACCGTCCCGGAACTCGTTTTGGACCAAGACAAATCAGAACTGAATCATCTTTACTAAGGGCATGCAATGCAACCACAGGTAAAATTGTAGATATACTTTAATTTTGAGTTTCTTGATATTATTTTTTGCCGATTAGTACCACAACTATAGAACAACTAACAATAACGATTAAGAATGACTACTATAGATACGACAGACACTTagtgtatttgtatttataaaaaataagtacAATAATGCGAGTCCTTGTGGTATGTATACCACAAGGTCGCAGCGAGGGAGGTTAACCCTCACAGACGCCACAGAATGGTTTAAAGCCATTTTACCTatcctaaggcccctatagtgaaGAAGCCGACGCCTCCGCCATTTGGAACAAACTTGATCCAGTACTTCGCAGCGATAGCATAGCTGCTGATgcttacatttctttagcatatgttaaattgagtcaaataggtggttgttcggctgttaattgtgcaaacagctccacaaaaaaggatttcagctcttcatatttccagcagatgcagaaagaaagaaagaaaaaagaataattaatagcctacgaagtgactggcagcctggaaacggagctcgcttgtgtgaggttaatatcgatttatttctcaTGATGTTACGATCATTACGTTATAAATGCTCTGTAATCTTTGCTAACATGCTGTAGTGTTCTACGGAATATCTTTTATTctctactagtggcacccgcacggctttgcccgtagtagaaaattaaaaggtcttatggttcgcctgtatatttacaaataatgtatgctgaatttctcgccaattggcttgctcatgttacggttccacgttatgatgacttggtaatttactcgtccatcttatgataattttgttcgggaaaatgttcttaaaattggaatagaagaagaacaaaatcgaattttcaaaaaatcgcttcaaggtgcacacccccatgctacaaactaattttgtgccaaatttcatgaaaatcggctgaacggtgtaggcgctatgcgcgtcacagagatccagacatccagacatcctctagACATATCCAGAGAGCCTTTCATCTTAATTATTAAAGATTTCCCTGTTGTGCGATAAGTACGCTTGCTCCAATATGACGGtagcgtcggcctctccagttacaGGGATTCTAGCCTATTCTAGCACTATGCATTCATGTAAACGATTGTGACTACCCGGCAACCGGTCACATTCTGGGTGAGCTGCGTAGAATTGATTAGATCACTGATTCTCACCCTATGGTTCGCGAACAGCCACCTGGGGAAAATTAATCTTGGATCTAGGGGGCGAAAATTAAAGCACATGCACTTTTGGCCTCATATCATTTCGCCTAATGTAATGgttgtgcaaatatttttttttttcgtattagaTCTCCAATCAGGGATTAATAAAGTGAAGGTGATGCCCAGATCCTGCTGAAATTTGGTGCCCCTTCCCGAAAAAGTCGGCACATTTTTAAtgtagtagttttaaaaaaatgttctcagAAGAAGAAATAAAGTAATTTACCCTATTTTGGTGCCGCTAAAATTATGGTGCCAAGTCCATGGACCTGCTGGACCGTGTATTAATCGGGCCCTGGGTCCGCTTAGGATTTGGAAGGGTACCAAGTGGTCCTCAGTAGTGAAAAGGTTGAAAACTACTGGAATAGACTATAAGTGATtgataatttagaattatttaatatttgcaaaaagtTCATAGAAGTTATTAAGTGTCTGGGATACGTGACTAATTCATAGAGTTTCATCACTAATAGCCACAGAAGATACAGAAAGTATCTAGAATGTGCAATAGAGTCCACAGtaatcttttatgaaaaaaaaagaatagaacaTAGAGTGAATAAAGTGCTGGacgtaaaatttagaaaaaaatcaaactttatcGAAAATAGATGTGTGTgtagattttgaagattttcctgGATTATTTTCAGGCGATCAACCTTTTTCTAAGTTACAGATTGCTGACTTGGGTGATATTCCGTTCACTATGTATGACATCAAGCAGGCGATGAAAGACATCAAGGCTTTTACGTCTAAAGTTTTGGCGCAAAACTGCACTCCTGTGACGATGGGAGGAGATCACACCATAACTTACCCATTATTGCAAGCTATGAAGGTGATATATAGATTTCTGTCAAGAAAGTCACAAATTTTAGTTACACGTTCTTTGATGTGTCATAAACTGATTTATGAGTCACTTGGTCTTAAAGACTGATCAGggataatttaatgaaaatattttaaaaggactAAAAGATGTCTGAAAGACACAatttttgttatcattattttgtaaaaaatagcgCAAACATTCTGAAAAACAATACGTTGAGCTAATTTTACAACTTTATTCTTCGATACTATAATTATACAACAATCacgattttaaagcaaaattgcaTTTAATCAATTCTTATTTAGATTTAGTCTAAGTAGCGCAGAAATTTTTGTTTAGATTTGGTATGTTTTTACTTAAAACTACTAAAGGGCGGTCCTGTCCAtaagtgatgtcactttttttcaacttattcccctcccctctccctctttgtcacaaagtgccaCACTCCACGCTTCACCTTACCCCGTCCCATATCACATTATATTACACAAacaaattgttataaaaaaaaattaatttcaatctaaatatgtgatgtcacactttgatTCTCCCTCCCTACCCCTTGTcccaaactgtcacaatttcattgCCAACCCCCTTAAAACATGAGATCATGAGTGGACGACACCAATTTTAACTTGAGGCTTATATAATTAGCATGACAATTTTGCATTATccttaacattaataaaaagcTGAAGTGCTATACAAATATCAATACaaggaataaattattttcatttctttaggtTTCAttgattcgaagaaaaacaaagaagtttcataaaagttttcTAAAACTACATTATATTTCCATATTTATGCATTATGAAAAGCCCTAGAGATATGAGGAACATTTTCCGTATTTGCTTCACTAcagtgctgataaaaaaaaaattgcatcaccctcgcattttcacaacaatgggattatgtgagacgttttggtcgaccgattaacgatgaatgtatgtgaaattctgcaaaacttatgagataaacatttaacagcaggaatccgattattgtttacgtagatcggggttgTTTCCGGGTCAAGACAAACTGCTGACagcatgctcatttttccatttctgaacctgcgtgtgagtttagagaaaaaaattacttaaccccatgtcaatttaagtatAATGGCAGAATAAAGGTTttcaaattgttacttaccagttttgccctatggcacggagcagaatcatcctggaaaatgacgtttggaactgaagtaaagtgatcccagatagtaggaagcaatttctcctccaaaatgccaatatacagctcagcgtttactgttccttgcacaaagtgaagcccaccaactccttgatcagaaataccccaaatcatctgggatacgggatgcttgactttgtgttgaatgcagtcgggatgatattcctatcctttgcggcgcgggtgatgcatttttttttttaccatcactGTATCAGACTGCCATTTAATTCAGATTAATGTTGGTTTAGTTATTGAGTCCAGGattatcatcaaattttaaaatattatgcttctttaactttctttcaaaacaacAACATTCTTTCAGGAAAAATATGGACCTATTGGTTTAGTACACGTTGATGCCCATGCTGACTGTAGTGACACTATGATGGACTGTAAAATTGCGCATGGAACACCATTCAGACGAGCGGTTGAAGAAGGTCTTTTGGACTGCAGTCGTGTAGTACAGATTGGACTTAGAGGAACAACTTATGCAACTAATGAATATCAGTGGGGAAAAGATCAGGTCATAAGTTTCTATTTATCAAATAACAGAACTTAATCTTATGTATTTCAAAACAATCAACAGCCATCCacattcaaaaatattctaagtaTATGCAGCGCTTGGTTTACCAATGTAGTATGCGAGGACCGACCTAGGGTTCCCCAAAATTATAGATCAttcctaaaatatgattttaatttgTTGGTTAtggtgttaaaaataaaaagcgaTGCATCTCTACAGCAGTTTCTTCTTTGATCGTAATGTTCAAGGGGGCCCCTACAAATGTATCCGGGCCTACTGTCCTAAAAGCTTCGAAATCGGGCTCTGAATGCATGCAGGGGTGCCTTTCTCTCCAAGAACGATGGTGTCCTCTTCACCCTTAAATATTAATGCACCTCCAAATAAAACCAACATTCTCTGTGAAATCAACCTCCCCTAAAATTTCATTGACCCAGTCTGTACCATGTCCCCCCTCCTCCAAAAGTAAACCCAGGCGTAatgacttgaaatatttttagacaGAGGTATAGTATAAACATCACAATTTTTTCTTGCTAAAATGCCAGATTTTGTGCCGAATACACATTATTTACTGTCTGCccttcacgagaaaagctcccatCGTAAAGTCTGAGACAGTCTACTGCCATATAGAAACGCACTTTTCTGCAAGGGtcaggagggtttttttttttggcgccatTTCGCCACTCGTTTTCCCAACATTAAACTTTCATTGGAAAAATGAGACACGTCTCGTTGCTATAGCAACAGACAGGTACAGACACTTCGGCGGGGACTTTTCTCGTGATGTCAGGTCAATACAGGATATTTAGATTAaagattaaatttagattttagatcaaattaaagaaataagtcttctttaatttgaataaattcgCAGAAATTGTACACAACTTTTGCAAAATTACTCCTTTAACATGAAGGTACTTGTAGGTATTTTGCAGAGCTTCTACAGAAGCCTATAGAATTTCTGCAGAGACTTTGTCGTCTTTGACTGCCCGTCCGTTTTATACGCTTCACCCGTCCTGGCAGACCGATATCTTTAACAATCTTTTCAGAGGAGTAAAATTTACTGTGGAAGACTGAAACGTACAAGTACAATCAAGACTAAAGTGATCAATTCCATTAACtacaaggaaaaaaatgtttttaatcaataaataactTTCTAAATAGAAGAtggcaaaaaaagaaatgtgtacgattgttgttgttgttatcttGGACCATTCAGGCTGACAATTTGGGGTgctctgcttcacttttccaactctACCGTAGTTTGGTGTGAAATCCGCACTTCTACAgtgcacacatgccataaggacccgtttataaggtaggcaaccattcacagcacaacacatttacacaaagaaaggacaaagacAGGTGAGAGAAAGCACATCCATGCCagagccgggactcgaacccagaacctCCCCATCCGCATTTAAACCCCTTCCCTCTCGTTTCCGTCAAAATCACTGGCTGAACTTTCGTCTGCTATTTCTCGTGCCCGTGATAGTTCCGGGTTAGAGCGTGCAaagttcaagttaaaaaaaattccacaaatcaaaaattaatacgAATATTGTGCAAATAcctttatttatataattttcttgaataaaaaaataatcacttttaTAACCATTTTCTAACAATAAGATCGTGACTTTGTTAAAAGAATGTTCGACATTCGgtatagaaaaataattaagcattcaaatgtaacaatttaaattctcaatttaaaaaacatttctgtacctcagagccagactgacgtaaatccaaaaattgagatttactgtttattagtgcattgtatctACATacaagcctattccgcatcgagccatgcgaacgtatttctttaaaaaaaaaaaaaaatccttttaaattttttacctgggttaaaagagcgcacgtcccatcctttgcatgggcagaaaaaagtttttcctctctcctgtaaaattatcataatgtgactttcTGACTCTAaggcataaattttttttaattccacaatgataaatttgtattttaaataaaacacgCAAAAATACACTTGACTAAGTTTTTGAGACGCATTTCCGATTTTTAATACCGTGAAATACCTGTAGAAACAAAAGAAACCTCTGAATAAAAGTAACTTTTTGCCCCTAATTTATCTACTTTACTTTCGTGACAGGGCTTTAGAATCGTACTGGCTGAAGAATGCTGGCACGGTACTTTAGTTC
This genomic interval carries:
- the LOC129228571 gene encoding guanidinobutyrase-like — protein: MIPVIGTCFRRALNKVNARKYCTKLNQPLSANEMPRPGGIPTFMRLPHQNTAEGLDVGIIGIPMDIGTSNRPGTRFGPRQIRTESSLLRACNATTGDQPFSKLQIADLGDIPFTMYDIKQAMKDIKAFTSKVLAQNCTPVTMGGDHTITYPLLQAMKEKYGPIGLVHVDAHADCSDTMMDCKIAHGTPFRRAVEEGLLDCSRVVQIGLRGTTYATNEYQWGKDQGFRIVLAEECWHGTLVPLMDDVRKQMGTSPVYVSLDIDALDPSFAPGTGTPEIAGLTTIQMLEIIRGLKGLNLIGGDLVEVSPPYDTTGNTALTAANMLFELICILSHQK